A single genomic interval of Candidatus Hydrogenedentota bacterium harbors:
- a CDS encoding DUF1501 domain-containing protein, whose translation MDFHTNCDGSSRRDFLRFGMLGLGGLSLPRFLKAQTTPTKSLIFVWLGGGAPQMDMYDMKPDAPSEIRGEFKPISTSIPGFQMCELMPHTAKQADKLCIIRSVTSVDLGSHERSSRYLQTGVLPVPNTDFASFGSMYVKEKKLGGPVPPYVGILKPLERGWGAGFLGAQYDPLMAGDPSVKDY comes from the coding sequence CTTCCATACCAATTGCGACGGTTCTTCTCGACGCGATTTTCTGCGCTTCGGCATGCTCGGTCTCGGCGGCCTCTCGCTGCCGCGGTTCCTGAAGGCCCAGACCACACCCACGAAATCTCTCATTTTCGTCTGGCTCGGCGGTGGTGCTCCGCAGATGGATATGTACGACATGAAGCCGGACGCACCGTCGGAGATTCGAGGCGAATTCAAACCGATCTCCACCAGCATCCCCGGCTTTCAAATGTGCGAACTCATGCCGCACACCGCCAAACAGGCCGACAAACTCTGCATCATCCGCTCGGTCACCTCCGTCGACCTGGGCTCGCACGAGCGATCCTCCCGTTATCTGCAAACCGGCGTCCTGCCGGTGCCCAATACCGACTTCGCCTCGTTCGGCTCAATGTACGTCAAGGAGAAGAAACTCGGCGGTCCCGTTCCGCCCTATGTCGGAATCCTCAAGCCTCTGGAACGCGGCTGGGGGGCGGGCTTCCTCGGCGCGCAGTACGACCCGCTGATGGCCGGCGACCCTTCCGTCAAAGACTAT